GTGCTGGGACAACCCGCCGCCTGGTGTAGCTACATAATACCTGACGAAAGACCGTTAACCATACCCAGAACGCTCGTAGTCGGGAATGATATCCCTAACGGAACCGAGATTTATTCGTGGGGATATGGAGAAGCCTTTTCTGATTTTATTGTTACCTGTACGTCCAGCGGTATTAGAGGTGGAGGTAATAATATTGATGCCTATATGGACAGTCGTTTAGTTCTTTCAACCAATAGCAGCGGGTATATTCCACTTAATGACTCTGGATTGGCCCTAAAGTTATGGTTCAGATTCAACAACCCGCCGGGGTTTGATTACACAGGCTGCGGAGGGGTATCAGCGAACTGTGAATACTATGACACCTCCTATTACGCCCCATCCTATACAACAAAAGTGCCTAGCGGTACTGAGGTTGAGGGCAGCCCAGCTGGCTATACAATGCAGGGCGCAACGCAAGTGATGAGAAAATTCAGAACATCAATTACACCAGTAGACTATATTTTTCTTACCCATCGCGGAAGCATCTCAGTGAGAATGTCATTGGTCAAAATAGGCACGATACAGTATAACAGCCCACTCAAAGTGCTTAATTCATCGGTTTTACGTAACGATATCCGCTTAAATACGGCTTCAACAAGTTTGAATGGATTTTTAGACGGTACCGGTATAACAATAGCTCCGCCAGCCTGCCAGCTCAAAACCACCGATTATACCGTTCCCATGGGGCGCTGGGCTGCTGACTCCATTACCTATGTTGGCGCACCGGTTTATGGCTCATCGGTACCTGTTAACCTCTCTCTGGAGTGTTCCAGTAAAGTAAACCACGTCCGCTTCCGCTTTGAGGATACAGGCTCATCACTTTCCAGCAACAACATCAGCCTCTACGATACTGCCGGCGGGAACAAAATTGATGGTCTGGAAATTGAGCTATTTTATAACGGCACAAAGGTGAATGTAGATAACAGCACCCTTACGGATACCGGCAGCCACGGTTCGTTTGTCTCTTTTGATCCTGTATTCGATTCTTTCAGTACAGCAACATTTCAGGCTCGCTATGTGCAGAAAGCCGCCGTCACCCGATCGGGAGCAAATTATACGGGTCCAGTCACGGGCATGGTAAATATGTATGTGACTTATGATTAGCGCCGATAGTATAAGTACATCATAGAAATCCATCTTTTAGGGCTCTTGAGTCTGATATCAGTAACAAACGAAACCCCCAGCCTCGCTGGGGGTTTTCTATATACAAAAAGCCCGGCTTTCGCCGGGCTTCACGTCTAAACGACAATCTTAAGGCTTAACGTTCGCAGACGGTGAGTTCATATAGCGGAAGAACTCGCTGTCCGGACGGATAACCATCACATCATTGCCGCTGTTGAAGCTGGCTTCATAGGCGCGCAGGCTACGCAGGAATGCGTAGAAGTCAGGGTTCTGACTAAATGAATCCGCAAACAGCTTGGCAGCCTGGGCATCACCTTCACCGCGAGAGATACGAGCCTGACGCTCGGCTTCTGCGATGATTTTAGTCACGCGGTAGTCAGCCAGAGCGCGGATCTTTTCAGCTTCTTCCTGACCCTGAGAGCGGTGGCGGTGAGCCACGGCCTCACGCTCGGCTCGCATACGCTTATAAATCGCGTCAGACACTTCCGCAGGCAGGTTGATTTGCTTAATCCGCACGTCAATAACTTCAATGCCTAGCTCAGCCATACTGTTGGCGTTCACCAGCGGCAGTTTGTTATCAGCCGGCAGCGTGTCTGTGCCAGCGGCAACAGGTGCGGCTTCAGCGGCAGGCGCAGCTTCGGCGGCGGGCGCTTCTGTTGGCTTGTCCTGATAGCCCTTGTTCAAGGCGTTCAGCACGTCCTGCATCAGCTGACCGCGGGAGTCCGTAACCAGATCCTTAATATCACGCTGACCGATACCAGAACGCAGACGGTCATTCAGCTTGCTGCGCAGAATGCGCTCGGCGTTAGCTCGGTTACCGTCACCGGTTGCCAAATAGTAGCGGCTGAAGTCAGTAATGCGCCACTTGACGTAGGAGTCAACCATCACGTCTTTGGTTTCTTTGGTGACGAAACGATCGGCTTCGTTGTTCATCGTCTGCATGCGAGCATCCAGCACTTTCACCGTATCAATCATCGGTACTTTAAAGTGCAGGCCCGGTTCGTAGACTCTAGGGTTGTCCTGCGCGTCGCGCAGCACTTTACCAAAGCGCAGTACGATGCCACGGTTACCTTCCTGTACGACAAACAGCGACGTAAATACACCGATGGCGACAATCACGAGTAAAGGAATAAATAGTTTACGCATCAGTGATTAACCTCTCCCTAAGCCCATGGATTCAAGACGCTGCCTGTAGGCATCAGCGCGCTCTTGCGTGATTCTATTTTCAGAAGACGCGCTAGAGCTGCTTTGCGCTTCAGTTCTGGCATTAGATGACGACGTCGCTGATGGTGCAGAAGGCGTAGACGCACTGGCAGGTGCAGCTTCGGCCTGAGGCGCAGCGGCAGCCGGAGATGCACTGGCCTTACCGCGCATCAGCTGATCCAGCGGCAGCATCATCAGGTTGTTGATCTTATCGTCCACCAGCACTTTGTTGGCTTTACCCAACACTTTTTCCATGGTTTCAATATACAGACGCTCGCGGGTGATTTCCGGCGCGGCCTTGTACTCTGGCAGCAGCTTAGCGAAGCGAGCGATTTCACCCTCGGCTTCCAGCACAACTCGTGCCTGGTAGGCTTTCGCGTCTTCAATCATGCGCTGCGCTTTACCGTTGGCGATAGGCAGTGCACCGTTGGCGTAGGCGTCCGCTTCACGGATGTAGCGCTGTTCGTCTTCGCGAGCGTTGATCACATCGTCAAACGCCGCTTTGACTTCTTCCGGCGGGCGGGCTGCCTGGAAGTTGACGTCCAGCACCTTCAGACCCATATCGTAGATCTGGATGGTTTTCTCAAGTTCCTGCTTAGTATCGTCACGCACAATGGTACGGCCCTGAGTCAGGATGCGGTCCATGGTGTACTTGCCGATCACCGAACGCAGGGCGCTGTCGGTTGCCTGACTCAGACTGTTGTCGGCATCGGTCACGCGATACAGGAACTTGATGGGATCCGCCACCTGATACTGTACGTTCATCTCTGCACGCACAACGTTTTCATCGGCGGTCAGCATGCTGCCAGCAGCCGACAGACCGCGCACCGCCTTGGTGTTCACCGGGCGAACCGCGTCAATAAAGGTTGGCTTCCAGTTCAGACCCGGCCCTACCATGGTCGGCTGTACTTGGCCAAATCGAGTGATAACGCCCAGTTCGCCTTCTTTAATGGTATAAAAACCGCTTGCCGCCCAGATGACAACCAGAACGCCAGCGATAATAGCGACAAGACGGCCTCCCATCGGAGAGGCGCTGAAACCGCCATTTCCACCGCCGCCGCCACTGCCGGCTTTACCCAGCAGGCTGCTTAATTTACTAAAAATATTATCGAGATTCAGCGACTGCTGACCACGACCTCGGTTTGGTCCACCGTTGTTACTTCCACCGTTGTTGTTTCCACCGGGGTTGCTGTTGTTGCCGCTTCCCCATGGATCGCGGTCCTGGCCATTATTACCGGGCTGATTCCACGCCATGTTTTAGCTCCACTCGTTTACCATTGCTCTATAGGGCACAATAGTTTTTACAGATCTACCGGACAATAAACCCTTCCAGCGCCTGTTCTTGTTTACAGAGGCGACGCCAATCTGCGATCGGCATCCTAATGACTAAACCGATGCTCCCATCCTCTTCAATCCACTCCTTAAGAATGGCCTGAAGCTGATAAAAACGGCTGCGCAGTCGACCTTCCTGAACGGGTAGTTTCAGGGTGTACTGCGCAATCTCACCGGAAAGACGTTCCGTCAATGCGCGGAACAATAAATCGATCCCTTCTCCGGTCTGAGCTGACAGCCAGACCCGAATGGGAACGTTGTTCTCGTCCCTATCAATACGCGGAGAAAAATCCTCCAGCCTATCGATCTTGTTCATCACCAGCAGCGCCGGAATTTCGTCGGCTTCAATTTCAGCCAAAACGTCGGTTACTGCGGCAACATTTTCGCTCAGTCGCGCATCGGCGGCGTCTACTACGTGAAGCAGCAGAGATGCCTGACGCGTTTCCTGAAGCGTGGCCTTAAACGCCGCTACCAAGTCATGAGGCAGGTGACGAATAAAGCCAACGGTGTCGGCCAGTACAGTCGCGCCGACGTCCTCCACCTCGATACGCCGAAGCGTGGGATCGAGAGTGGCAAACAGCCGATCGTCAGCATAGACGCCAGCCGTTGTTATCTGGTTGAAAAGCGTGGACTTGCCGGCGTTGGTATAGCCTACCAGCGAGACGGTTGGGATCTCCGCGCGCACGCGCGCCCTGCGCCCCTGTTCACGCTGCTTTTCAACCTTTTCAAGCCGTAAAAGGATCTGTTTTATTCTTTCGCGCAGCAGTCGCCGGTCGGTTTCCAGCTGTGTTTCACCCGGGCCGCGCAGGCCTATCCCGCCCTTTTGGCGCTCAAGGTGAGTCCAACCCCGCACTAGGCGAGTGGACAGATGCCTCAGCTGAGCGAGCTCAACCTGCAGCTTGCCCTCATGGGTTCTGGCCCTTTGGGCAAAAATGTCGAGTATCAATCCCGTTCGATCGATAACTCGACACTCACAGAGGCGTTCAAGATTTCGCTCCTGCGCTGGCGAAAGCGAGTGGTTAAACAGCACCACGGACGCGCCGGTTGCGCTTACCGCCTGTGCGATTTCCTCTGCTTTGCCTTCACCAACGAAATACTTGGCCTGAGGCGCTCTGCGGCTGCCGGTGACAACCTGCAGCGCTTCTACGCCAGCGGAAGAAACCAGAGATTCAAACTCCCTGAGATCTTCCGCCTCTTTTTCCTGAGAGAAGTCAATGTGCACCAGAACGGCCTGCTCTCCCGCATCGTACCGCTCAAACAATCGCACTGCTCCTCAAAGGAGAACTGACTGACCCGTTACTCAGAGGCATCGTCATCCTGCTGTGACTGGGCTCCGCCCTGATAGTTCCCCACGTTACCGCCACCGGTCGCGTTATTGTGGTGAGATACCGGACGAGAAGGCACCACGGTAGAAATCGCGTGCTTGTACACCATCTGGCTGACCGTGTTCTTCAGCAGGATCACAAACTGATCGAAAGACTCAATTTGGCCCTGAAGCTTGATGCCGTTGACCAGATAAATAGAAACCGGAACGCGTTCGCGACGAAGTGCGTTCAAAACGGGTCTTGTAAAGATTGCCCTTTAGCCATTCTTCTTTTCCTTATATTTGCTGTCTGTTACCAAGAGCCAACGGCTCTAAAATAAACTTCACACACTCGCCATGCTTCAAACAACAGGCTCACAGCCCACCATCTGAATGATTTGGAGTATAAAATTCAATTACACGAACAATCAGGCCGTTCAGTACATAAAAAACAGACGGACTCTTTAATTGTACACAATCATAAGGCTATAGCCTAATAGCGCGTGTAACTCTTTCAAACGCCGAACCAAGCTGCTCGCTGTCGAGCCACTCGACCTCCGGCCACCCCCGCAGCCACGTCATCTGCCGTTTAGCCAGTTGACGAGTTGCGCAAATACCGCGATAAACTGCCTCTTCTCTGTCTATTTCGCCCTGCAGGTACATCCACATTTGCCGATAGCCTACACAGCGAATCGACGGCAGGTCGGGATGCAGGTCACCCCGCGCCATAAGCCGTCTGACTTCATCTTCAAAACCTGCCGCCATCATCTGATGAAAGCGCGCTTCAATACGCTGGTGCAGCAGCTCACGCGACTCCGGCGCAATAGCAAACTGGTGTACGCGATAAGGTAGCGCTTCACCCGCCGTTTTTGTCAATTCCGTTAAAGTCTTACCCGAAATGTAGAAAACTTCCAATGCCCGGCTTAATCTTTGCGGATCGTTTTGGTGAATTCTCGCCGCTGCCGTCGGATCAATCTCCCTCAGGCGCGCGTGAAGCACAGCCCAGCCTAATTCGGCCGCTTCAGACTCAATGCGCGAACGGACGGCGGCGTCCGCAGTCGGCAGAGGAGAAAGCCCTTCCAGCAGCGCCTTGTA
This DNA window, taken from Leminorella richardii, encodes the following:
- a CDS encoding fimbrial protein, giving the protein MNKTIYALAYIGATVMASIAAPQTIAATYNVTAAWSSGSVLGQPAAWCSYIIPDERPLTIPRTLVVGNDIPNGTEIYSWGYGEAFSDFIVTCTSSGIRGGGNNIDAYMDSRLVLSTNSSGYIPLNDSGLALKLWFRFNNPPGFDYTGCGGVSANCEYYDTSYYAPSYTTKVPSGTEVEGSPAGYTMQGATQVMRKFRTSITPVDYIFLTHRGSISVRMSLVKIGTIQYNSPLKVLNSSVLRNDIRLNTASTSLNGFLDGTGITIAPPACQLKTTDYTVPMGRWAADSITYVGAPVYGSSVPVNLSLECSSKVNHVRFRFEDTGSSLSSNNISLYDTAGGNKIDGLEIELFYNGTKVNVDNSTLTDTGSHGSFVSFDPVFDSFSTATFQARYVQKAAVTRSGANYTGPVTGMVNMYVTYD
- the hflX gene encoding ribosome rescue GTPase HflX; protein product: MFERYDAGEQAVLVHIDFSQEKEAEDLREFESLVSSAGVEALQVVTGSRRAPQAKYFVGEGKAEEIAQAVSATGASVVLFNHSLSPAQERNLERLCECRVIDRTGLILDIFAQRARTHEGKLQVELAQLRHLSTRLVRGWTHLERQKGGIGLRGPGETQLETDRRLLRERIKQILLRLEKVEKQREQGRRARVRAEIPTVSLVGYTNAGKSTLFNQITTAGVYADDRLFATLDPTLRRIEVEDVGATVLADTVGFIRHLPHDLVAAFKATLQETRQASLLLHVVDAADARLSENVAAVTDVLAEIEADEIPALLVMNKIDRLEDFSPRIDRDENNVPIRVWLSAQTGEGIDLLFRALTERLSGEIAQYTLKLPVQEGRLRSRFYQLQAILKEWIEEDGSIGLVIRMPIADWRRLCKQEQALEGFIVR
- the hflK gene encoding FtsH protease activity modulator HflK, which codes for MAWNQPGNNGQDRDPWGSGNNSNPGGNNNGGSNNGGPNRGRGQQSLNLDNIFSKLSSLLGKAGSGGGGGNGGFSASPMGGRLVAIIAGVLVVIWAASGFYTIKEGELGVITRFGQVQPTMVGPGLNWKPTFIDAVRPVNTKAVRGLSAAGSMLTADENVVRAEMNVQYQVADPIKFLYRVTDADNSLSQATDSALRSVIGKYTMDRILTQGRTIVRDDTKQELEKTIQIYDMGLKVLDVNFQAARPPEEVKAAFDDVINAREDEQRYIREADAYANGALPIANGKAQRMIEDAKAYQARVVLEAEGEIARFAKLLPEYKAAPEITRERLYIETMEKVLGKANKVLVDDKINNLMMLPLDQLMRGKASASPAAAAPQAEAAPASASTPSAPSATSSSNARTEAQSSSSASSENRITQERADAYRQRLESMGLGRG
- the hflC gene encoding protease modulator HflC; the encoded protein is MRKLFIPLLVIVAIGVFTSLFVVQEGNRGIVLRFGKVLRDAQDNPRVYEPGLHFKVPMIDTVKVLDARMQTMNNEADRFVTKETKDVMVDSYVKWRITDFSRYYLATGDGNRANAERILRSKLNDRLRSGIGQRDIKDLVTDSRGQLMQDVLNALNKGYQDKPTEAPAAEAAPAAEAAPVAAGTDTLPADNKLPLVNANSMAELGIEVIDVRIKQINLPAEVSDAIYKRMRAEREAVAHRHRSQGQEEAEKIRALADYRVTKIIAEAERQARISRGEGDAQAAKLFADSFSQNPDFYAFLRSLRAYEASFNSGNDVMVIRPDSEFFRYMNSPSANVKP
- the miaA gene encoding tRNA (adenosine(37)-N6)-dimethylallyltransferase MiaA, which produces MENKPLAVFLMGPTASGKTALATELYRNLPVEVISVDSALIYRGMDIGTAKPTPQELHKTPHRLVDILDPSESYSAADFRRDALREMADIVAAGRIPLLVGGTMLYYKALLEGLSPLPTADAAVRSRIESEAAELGWAVLHARLREIDPTAAARIHQNDPQRLSRALEVFYISGKTLTELTKTAGEALPYRVHQFAIAPESRELLHQRIEARFHQMMAAGFEDEVRRLMARGDLHPDLPSIRCVGYRQMWMYLQGEIDREEAVYRGICATRQLAKRQMTWLRGWPEVEWLDSEQLGSAFERVTRAIRL